A stretch of DNA from Francisella uliginis:
AAAAAATGTTGCTATCAATACAATAGTGTTTTTGTCAGAAATATTTTTTTCTGCTAAGCCAAACATAAATATTAATAGCCCTAGAATACCTAAGTATAAGCCGGTATTTTTGATATATTTATTTTGCATGCAAGAGTTGATAAATTTATTTGATTACAATTATAAATATAAACTACCATTGTTACAAAAGTTTTCATTGAATAACATGCAAACTATTATGTATAATTACAAATATATTCTTGTATTTACTTTTTAGCATAAAAAAGGAGATTTTAAATGGCTAGAAAAAAAATAGCGCTAGTTGGTGCTGGTCATATTGGTGGTACACTTGCTCACTTAGCTCTTATCAAACAGTTAGGTGATGTAGTTTTATTCGATATCGCTGAAGGTATGCCTCAAGGTAAAGCTCTTGACTTGCTACAAACATGTCCTATTGAAGGAGTTGATTTTAAAGTTAGAGGTACTAATGATTTTAGAGACCTTGAAAACTCTGATGTTGTAATCGTAACAGCTGGTGTTGCAAGAAAACCAGGTATGTCTCGTGATGATCTTTTAGGTATTAATATTAAAGTAATGCAATCAGTTGGTGAAGGAATCAAACACAACTGCCCTAATGCATTTGTAATATGTATCACAAATCCTCTAGATATTATGGTTAACATGCTACAAAAATTCTCTGGTGTTCCAGATAATAAAATCGTAGGTATGGCAGGTGTTTTAGATTCAGCTAGATTTAGAACTTTCTTAGCAGATGAATTAAACGTTTCGGTGCAACAAGTTCAAGCTTATGTAATGGGTGGTCATGGTGATACTATGGTACCTCTTACTAAAATGTCTAATATTGCTGGTGTTTCTCTAGAGCAACTTGTTAAAGAAGGATCTCTAAAACAAGAAAGACTTGACTCTATAGTTGCTAGAACTAGAAGCGGCGGCGGTGAAATCGTAGCTTTACTTAAAACTGGTTCAGCTTATTATGCTCCTGCAGCTGCTGGTATTCAAATGGCAGATAGCTACTTGAAAGACAAAAAAATGATCTTACCATGTGCGGCGAAAGTAAAAGTTGGTATGTACGGTCTAGATGAAGATCTATTTGTTGGTGTTCCTACTGAGATCTCTGCAAATGGTGTAAGACCTGTAGAAGTTGAGAT
This window harbors:
- the mdh gene encoding malate dehydrogenase, whose amino-acid sequence is MARKKIALVGAGHIGGTLAHLALIKQLGDVVLFDIAEGMPQGKALDLLQTCPIEGVDFKVRGTNDFRDLENSDVVIVTAGVARKPGMSRDDLLGINIKVMQSVGEGIKHNCPNAFVICITNPLDIMVNMLQKFSGVPDNKIVGMAGVLDSARFRTFLADELNVSVQQVQAYVMGGHGDTMVPLTKMSNIAGVSLEQLVKEGSLKQERLDSIVARTRSGGGEIVALLKTGSAYYAPAAAGIQMADSYLKDKKMILPCAAKVKVGMYGLDEDLFVGVPTEISANGVRPVEVEISDKEREQLQISIDAVKELNNAAAEILAK